One Nicotiana tomentosiformis chromosome 4, ASM39032v3, whole genome shotgun sequence genomic window carries:
- the LOC104101270 gene encoding polygalacturonase At1g48100, whose amino-acid sequence MEILRLLWVTIMLLFFSHLINVEGRHHLSKKPKSKNISYVPSPVDVHVDEQPPAASPVSTIVPSDPSYGGPTGSTNSDSGCVFDVTEYGAIGDGSTDDTDAFRAAWKEACQVESAVVLAPADHVFMITSTIFSGPCKPGLEFQVNGILMPPDGPDCWPKKDSNKQWLVFYRLDNMTFTGTGTIEGNGEKWWELPCKPHRGPNGSTLPGPCDSPAMIRFFMSSNLVVRGLRIQNSPMFHMKFDGCEGVLIDQLSISSPKLSPNTDGIHIENTKSVGIYNSVIANGDDCISIGPGSSNVDIEAVTCGPSHGISIGSLGVHHSQACVSNITVRNTIIRESDNGVRIKTWQGGSGSVTGLSFDTIQMENVRNCIIIDQYYCMTKGCQNETSAVCVKDISYRNIKGTYDVRSAPIHFACSDTIACTNITMSEVELLPHEGELVDDPFCWNAYGIQQTLTIPPIDCLQDGMPQSIGEDAYTCS is encoded by the exons ATGGAGATACTTCGCTTATTATGGGTTACTATTATGTTGTTATTCTTTAGTCATTTAATCAATGTAGAAGGAAGACATCATCTTTCCAAGAAACCAAAGAGCAAAAATATTAGTTATGTTCCTAGTCCTGTTGATGTTCATGTTGATGAGCAACCACCAGCTGCATCTCCTGTTAGTACTATTGTTCCGTCAGACCCGAGTTACGGAGGTCCTACTGGCTCGACTAATTCAGATTCTGGTTGCGTTTTTGACGTGACAGAGTATGGAGCCATAGGAGATGGCTCAACGGATGACACTGATGCATTCAGAGCTGCTTGGAAAGAAGCATGTCAAGTTGAATCAGCTGTGGTTTTGGCTCCTGCTGACCATGTTTTTATGATCACTTCTACCATTTTCTCTGGCCCTTGCAAACCTGGACTTGAATTTCAA GTAAATGGGATCTTAATGCCACCAGATGGACCAGATTGTTGGCCAAAAAAAGATAGTAACAAACAATGGCTTGTGTTTTACCGACTTGATAATATGACTTTCACCGGCACTGGTACTATTGAAGGTAATGGTGAAAAATGGTGGGAATTACCTTGCAAACCTCACAGG GGACCTAATGGCTCAACTTTACCTGGACCATGTGATAGCCCTGCT ATGATAAGGTTTTTCATGAGCTCCAATTTGGTGGTGAGAGGTTTAAGAATACAAAACAGTCCAATGTTCCACATGAAATTTGATGGGTGTGAAGGAGTATTAATTGACCAATTGTCAATTTCTTCCCCTAAACTTAGCCCAAACACTGATGGAATTCACATTGAGAACACCAAATCTGTTGGAATCTACAACTCCGTTATAGCCAATG GCGACGATTGTATATCAATTGGACCTGGTAGTTCAAACGTTGATATTGAAGCCGTCACATGTGGGCCCAGTCACGGGATCAG CATTGGGAGCCTAGGGGTGCACCATAGCCAGGCATGTGTCTCAAACATAACAGTCCGGAACACCATAATACGAGAGTCAGACAACGGAGTAAGAATAAAAACATGGCAAGGAGGGTCAGGATCAGTAACAGGATTATCATTCGACACAATTCAAATGGAAAATGTGCGCAACTGCATAATCATAGACCAATATTACTGCATGACAAAAGGCTGTCAAAACGAAACATCTGCAGTTTGTGTTAAAGACATCTCGTACAGGAACATTAAAGGAACTTATGATGTTAGAAGTGCTCCTATTCATTTTGCCTGCAGTGATACCATTGCCTGTACTAATATTACAATGTCTGAAGTTGAACTTCTTCCACATGAAGGCGAGCTTGTCGATGATCCTTTCTGTTGGAACGCTTATGGAATTCAACAGACGTTAACGATACCTCCAATTGATTGTTTACAAGATGGAATGCCTCAGTCAATTGGTGAGGATGCATATACTTGCAGCTGA